CTCATTCATTACTTCCATACACATTAAACTTATACCTGTTATTAGTGCTGGTAACGCCATTGGAAAAGCGATTTTAAAGAAGCTTCTCCATGGCCCAACGCCTAATCCTCTACTAGCATTGATTTGATTGACTCCAAATTTATTAAAACTTTCGTTAGCAAGAATGAATACATATGGATAAGTAGATATTGAAAGTATTAATACCCCCCACCATAAACCGGTTACTTGATACCCAAAAATACTTCCTAAATCCTGCAAAATAGCTGTGCTTAGGTATGCTGGGGCGGCTAGTGGAATGAGCTGACAAATGCGTAGAACTTTTCTGAACTTAAAATCACAATTTGAAAGTAACCATCCATTTAAAGTGCCTAATCCTCCTCCAAAAAAACTTGTTAGTACTAAAACTTTTAAAGTTTCTAATACCTCTTCTTCTCCAGCAATACCTAATGAAAAATTCCCACTTACAACATATTGGACTCCCTCAATAAGAAAATTGGAAATTGGGATGATTACTAAAAGTGCGACAATAAACGAAGTAAAATAAAAAAGTTTTAATTCGGTTAATGCTTTTTTAAATCCTTTAATAAGTATTTTCAAAAATTAATTAAATCCTAATATTTAAATACTAATCTGTACTAAATCTACATGATGAAAGTTGATTCTTAATAGTTTGATGATTTAAGTTTTTACCAATTAATACGATCTTGTTAGATTTTTCTTTTGTCCATTCTTCATCATCAAGAGAAAATCGTTTTCCAGATAGGTGAAAAATGTGTTTTCTATCACTTTCCATAAACCATAATATTCCTTTCGCCCTAAATACATTTTGTGAGATTTGATTATCTAAGAAATATTGAAACTTCCTTAAGGAGAATGGTTCAAATGTCTCATAAGAAACTGATGTGAAACCCTCAATATTATTATTCAAATCGTGAGAATGGGAAGAGTGATCGTGAGAATGGGAAGAGTGATCGTGAGAATGGGAAGAGTGATCGTGAGAATGGGAAGAGTGATCGTGAGAATTGTCTTCTACATCTTGTTTATCCTTATCGAATTTAAAAGTATCTGTTTCAAATAGACCTACACTCATTATTGTTTGTAATCCAACTTCACTATTGGTTGATCTCAATATCCTTGGTTCTTTTTTTATTTTATTTATAAATGTTTCGACTTTCTTTAATTGTTCTTCGTTGACTAAATCACATTTATTTAGGAGAAGAATATCTCCATATAAAATCTGAGAATAGGCGACACTTGTATTTTTAATTTCAAAATCAAAATTTTCTCCATCAATAACAGTGATGATTGAATCTAATCTTACTTTTTCTCGAAGATCTCCAGCTGCAAAAGTCATGGCTACTGGCAATGGATCTGCTAGCCCAGTAGTCTCAACAATTAAATAGTCTATTTTTTCAGATCTTTCTAAAACTTTGGATACTGTATTTAATAATTCACCATTAATAGAGCAACATATACATCCATTATTTAATTCGATCATATCTTCTGAGCCTTCTATTATTAAATCATTATCTATTCCAATTTCTCCAAATTCATTAACTAAAACAGCTGTTTTAATACCAATTTGATTTTTTAAAATATAATTAAGAAGTGTGGTTTTACCAGATCCTAAGAAGCCACTAATTATCGTAACTGGCAACAATTTTTTAGACATAATGACTATTTAATGAATAAGGTTTTAAATTTATTTATCGAAAATATTGTTAATTTCTGAAGCTAATGTTTGATCCAAATTTGTAATTCCTCCCAAATCATGTGTATTTAATCTAATTATTACTTTTGAATAAACATTATCCCAGTTGGGATGATGGTTATATTTTTCACAGATTAAAGCAACTTTAGTCATAAATGAGAATGCTTCAATAAAATTAGCGAAATTAAATTCTCTTTGGATTTGTTCAGAGTTAACTTCCCAACCAGGTATTTTGACAACTAATTCCTTCAATTCATCATCATGCAAAAGGTAAGGTTTCATTAAATAACTTATCTGAATTTAATACATTATAAATATTTTTCTTTTTTCTCACCAATTATATGTACGTTTATAATTCTTTCCTTTTGTTCAAATCTATGTTCCCATAAATAAACTGCTTGCCATGTGCCAAGCATAATTTTACCGTCTTGAAAACTTAAAGATAAAGAAGTGTTTGTTAGGGATGTTTTAATATGTGCTGGCATATCATCAGCTCCTTCTTGATAATGTTTATAGTTTATTTCTTCTCTATCCTTTGACAAGGATAAGTAGGAATCATATGGCACTATAGATTGCATATATTTTTTTAGGTCCTTTAGTACATTTGGATCTGCATTTTCATTAATAGTTAAGCTGCAACTGGTATGTAGTGAAGTTAAATTGAAAATTCCGGAATGAAAATTATTTTTACCAATAAAAAAATTCAAATCATTTGTGATGTCAATAAAACCCTCACCATGGGTTAAAAATTTTATTTTTGAAAAAATTTGTTCCATATCTAAGTCAAAACCCAATTAATCAATATCCTATTATGGATATAAGATGTATGTTTTTATTCATACATTAAAATTTTTATCTTAAGATGAATCTAATTTAATTTAGATTTTTGGCTGAAACTCAATGGAATAAGCTAGGGGCTTATCTAAAAGAAACTCAAATATTAGGCTCAATCCAGAATACACTTTATTGGGATCAGAATACTGGGATGCCAAAGAAAGGAGCTTCTTGGAGGTCTGAACAACTTACTTATATTGCAAAAGTATTGCATAAAAGAAACTCATCTGAAGAATTTTCTAACTTAATACAATCTGCTAATAAAGAACTATTAGATATTGAACGAAATTCCGATAATGAACTTTTTATTAAAGATAAAGAAAGAAATATTAATCTTTTATTGAAAGAATTTAATAGAGAAAGAAACTTAGATCCTAAATTAGTCGTTTCTTTAGCAAAAGCAAAATCTAAAGGCTATGAAAGCTGGCAAGAGGCCAAGAAAAAATCAGATTTTAAAATTTTTCTTCCATTCTTTGAAGAATTAGTCAAATTGCGGATTGAAGAGGCAAAACAAATATCTGATAAATATTCACCATGGGAGACACTTGCTCAACCCTTTGAGCCTGAATTGACTTTGAAATGGTTGAAAAAAATGTTTCAACCATTGAAAGAAACCATCCCGGCCTTGATTGGAGGAATTAATCAGTCAAAAAAAAATTATTGGGATTTAGATCCAGAATCTCAACAAGATTTATGTTCTAAATTACTTGATGAGTTTGGGAGGGATAAAGATCTCGTTATTGTTGGCAAATCACCTCATCCTTTTTCGATCACATTAGGACCTAATGATTATAGGATTACCACAAGAATTGTTGATGGCGAACCATTATCAAGTTTTTTAGCAACTGCTCATGAGTGGGGTCATTCAATTTATGAGCAGGGTCTGCCATCGCAAAGTCATCAATGGTTTGCTTGGCCATTAGGTCAAGCAACTTCCATGGGGATTCATGAAAGCCAATCTTTATTTTGGGAAAATAGAATAGTTAAATCAAAATCTTTTTCAAAAAGATTTTTTAAAAAATTTGTTTCGGCTGGATGTTCTTTAAATAATTATTTAGAACTCTGGAAATCTATTAATCATATGGAAGCAGGATTCAACAGGGTTGAGGCAGATGAATTGACTTATGGCTTACACATATTAATAAGAACCGAACTTGAAATAGATTTGATTGAAGGAGATTTGTCTGCCGCAGATATTCCAGAAGAATGGAATAAAAGATATGGTGAACTCCTTGGAATAAAACCATCTAATGATTCAGAAGGTTGTCTACAAGATGTTCACTGGAGCGAAGGAGCTTTTGGATATTTTCCTTCATACTTGTTAGGTCATCTTATAAGTGCGCAAATATCTTCTCAAATGGAAAAAGAAATTGGTTTGATTGATAATTTAGTCGAAAATGGTGAATATCAAAAAATCATTTTTTGGTTAAGAAATAATATTCATAAATATGGCAGATCAGTTAATTCTATGGAATTGGTAAGAACTGTCACCAACGAAGAACTATCACCAAACTATTTTATTAATTATTTAAGGTCTAAGATAAATGATATTTACTGAAACATTACTTTTAAATAAATAGTTTGAGTGTGAGGATGTAAGATAAACAAAAATTATTTCTTGATGGCAAACCTTAATCAACCCCCAAGTAGGATTACACCAAATTTATTGCACATATTAGATGCTTTTACTGATAGTTCAAATACGGTAGTTAACAGTATTGTTGAATTGAATTCAAATACAATAAATAAATATGAATTAATTACAGAAACAGGCCACTTAAAACTAGATAGGGTTGGTTATTCTTCACTTGCATATCCTTTCGCTTATGGATGTATACCAAGGACATGGGACGAAGATGGAGATCCACTTGATGTCGAGATTGTTGGCGTAACTGAACCATTAATACCTGGATCTATTGTGGAGGCAAGGATTATTGGGGTGATGAAATTTGATGATGGAGGAGAGGTCGATGATAAGGTAATAGCGGTTCTAGCAGATGATAAAAGAATGGACCATATCTCAAGTTTTGAAGACCTTGGAGAACATTGGTTAAAAGAAACAAAGTATTATTGGGAACATTACAAAGATCTAAAAAAACCTGGAACATGTACGGTTAATGGTTTTTTTGGAATAGAAGAAGCTGTTAGAGTAATTAAAGATTGCGAAAGTAGATATAAAAAAGAAATTGATCCTAAATTAGTAAATTAACTAATTTTTGTTTTCTCTAAACTCTTCAAATATTTCTCTGAGAATTGTTTCGGCACCTTGGAGCTTTAGCTTTTTCGCTAGTTCTATTCCTACTTGCTCAGGATCATTAATTTTGCCAATAACTTGATCTTTTATAAGCCTTTCTCCATCAAGAGAGGCTACCATACCAGTAAGGTAAAGTTGTTCATTCTGAATTTTACTATTAACACCTATTGGAACTTGGCACCCACCTTCAAGTTCTCTTAAAAAAGCCCTTTCTGCCTGACATCTCTGACTAGTGGGTTTATCTTCTAAAACATTTATAATTTCTAAAACTTTTTTATCATCAGATTTACATTCAATGCCTAGAGCTCCTTGACCAACGGCATGGAGTGAAATTTCACTTGGAATTATCTGGTGAATCCTTGATTCAAAGCCCAATCTCTTTAAACCAGCGGCAGCCAGAATTATACAATCGAATTCCCCTGCATCTAATTTTTCTATTCTTGTAATAACATTTCCCCTGATATCTTTGAAAACAAGATGTGGGTACTTATTTCTTAATTGTGCAAGTCTTCTTAGAGAGCTTGTCCCCACAATCGAACCTTTAGGTAAGGTTTCTAATTTATAGCATTCATTTTTTTTGCTTACTACTAAAGCATCTGCAGGATCCTCCCTTTTTGTGATACATCCTAATTTAAGGCCATTAGGCAAATTTGTTGGTAAATCTTTCAGAGAATGCACTGCTATGTCAGCATGGCCTACGAGCATTTGCGCTTCAAGTTCTTTTGTAAATAAACCTTTGTCTCCTATTTTTGCTAAAGCTACATCAAGAATTTTGTCACCTTGAGTTGCCATGGCCTCTATGGATACTTCTAAATTGGGAATATGTTTTTCTAGTTGATCTTTAACCCATAAAGTTTGAACCATTGCTAGTTTACTTCTTCTGCTAGCTATTTTCAGTTTAAAATTTGTCATCAAATATTATTTTGAGTTTAGATTGGAATTAAATCGAATTCATTTTAAGATATTCTTTTGCAACTTTCCAAAGCTGAAAATTATATTTAACTATTTTTATTTTATATATTCTTTTAAAACCCCATTTCGATTTGGATGTCTAAGTTTTCTGAGAGCTTTTGCTTCTATTTGTCTAATTCTTTCTCTCGTTACATCAAAAATCTGTCCAATTTCTTCAAGAGTTTTCATTCTTCCGTCATCAATTCCATATCTTAATCTAAGAACATCTCTTTCCCTTGGACTTAGAGTTGCTAGGACTCCTTCTAGGTCTTCTCTTAACAAAGTTTTAGATACATCTTGCTCTGGATTTTCTATATCAGCCTCTATGAAGTCTCCAAGCCTTGAGTCTTCTTCTTTACCTATTGGAGTTTCTAAAGAAATAGGTAGCTGAGCACTTTTAGCTATAAATCTTAATTTTTCAATTGTCATTTCCATACTCTCAGCTATTTCTTCTTCACTTGGCTTCCTTCCAAATTCTTGGCTAAGAACTTTTGTGGTTTTTTTAATTCTGGATATTGTCTCGTACAAATGAACTGGCAATCTAATTGTCCTACTTTGGTCTGCGATTGCTCTAGTGATAGCTTGGCGAATCCACCAAGTGGCATAAGTGGAGAATTTGTAACCTTTTTCGTGGTCAAATTTTTCTGCTGCCCTAATCAGTCCCAAACTTCCTTCTTGTATTAGATCTTGAAATGATAAACCTCTATTCATATATTTTTTTGCAATGGAAACAACCAACCTTAAATTTGATTGAACCATTTTTTCTTTGGCTCTTCTACCTAAAAGAAGTCTTCTTCTGAATTTGGAAAGAGGCATATCTATTAATTCGGCCCACTCTCTAACTGATGGGAAATGACCTTTTTCTGACTCATATTGTGTTGCCAGTTCTTCTAACTGGAGTAAATCAGCAATTTTTCTTGCCAGTTCAATTTCTTCGTCTGGTCTTAAAAGTCTAATTCTTCCAATTTCTTGGAGGTAAACTCTTATTGAATCTTCGGTGTATATGCCTTTTGGCCCAAGCTTTATATTTCCCAGGCCTTTGTCTTCTTCCTCAGAATCGCTAAATTCATTGTTATTTTCTACGCTTTCGTTAAAACCTGAAGATGGCTGTAAACTTTGATTTTTATTATCTTCTTCAACTACTGTTTCTAGATTTGTATTAATTTTTTTATTAATCTTTTTTTTTGAACTAGGCTTAGAATTCCTTGATTCTGCTGCTACTGGACACATAATGGACTCCTCTCTACGGTGAATTTAACTAGATAAAATTTTATTTAGGGCTAATTTGTACAATTAGTAGTAAAAATAACCTTATTTTTTAAAAGAACTTTTTCGCAAAATGCAAATAAAAAAAGTTTTTAAAATTGTTGAAAAATTTAAATAGTGCTATAGATTACCTTAAGTAAAAAGTCTTGGGATTTCTCAGACAGGCTGATCAGTTTTTGAATTTTTTAATCAATGATCCAAGCTTCATGTCTCCCTTAAGAGCAGGATACTTACAATGTGCAAAAACACTTTGTGGAATGTTCAACAATCCAATACTAAGAAAAAGTTTTGAAGCCGGCAAGTAATCAGTTATCAAATATCTCTTTTAAATTTGAGGTTTTGCTTGATATAGGGACTGTTAGGGATAGTTTTCACTATTTAGATGGAAATAATCTTGGCGTAGAAGTTGGAGACATTGTAATTGTAAAACTTAGAGGGAGGTTATTAAATGGCTTGGTGATCTCCAAAGAAAACTTTTCTAAAATTAATAAAGATGAAACAAATATTACTAAAAGAAAAAATATAAAATATTTGTTTGTTGAAGGTATTTTGCAAAAAAAAATAATTGATGTCTGGTGGAGAGAATTGATAGAATCCTTAGCCTCTTTTTATATGGTTAGTAATTTAAAAATGTTTAAAACTGCATTTCCACCTGGTTGGATTGGTAAACATAAGAAAATTTCTCTGGTTTTAAAAGATCAAATATGGATTGGAACAAAAAAAGAATTAGATATTAAAAATAAATTAACTAAAAAAGAATTTTTACTGATAAATGCCTTGTCCCAAAAAGGTAATTGGCAAAGTGAATTAATAAAGTCTGGGTTTAACTATAGTTTGATTAATTCTATGGTTAGAAAAAATTACCTTGTTAAATCTAAAAGAAAAAAAACAAAAAATCCTAAATTAAATTCCTCTCAAGATGATCCAAGTGCAATAAAAAAACCAAATCTTACAAGTGAGCAGAAAATTGCTTTTCAAGAATATCAAGCGATGCAACCGGGACATGTGTTAGTGCTTTGGGGTGAAACCGGCTCAGGTAAAACAGAAGTTTATATGAGAATGTCTGAAGATCAATTGCTTAATAAAAAAAGTTGTATAATACTTGCCCCAGAAATTGGCCTAATTCCTCAACTAATAGATAGATTTAGTAGTCGATTTAATAATGTTGTATATGAATATCATAGTAACTGCTCCTCTAATCATAGAACTTTAGTTTGGAAGCAAATCATTAGTTCTAATGAACCCCTAATAGTCATAGGGACAAGGTCCGCAGTATTTCTTCCTATTAAAAATCTAGGATTAATAATAATGGATGAAGAACATGATGTTTCATACAAGCAAGATAGTCCTATGCCTTGTTATGACGCAAGAGAAGTTGCTATTGAAATAGTAAAAAGAAATTCTGCAAAGCTAATTTTTGGAAGCGCAACCCCATCAATGCAGACATGGAAAAAATGTTTTTATGAAAAGAATTTTAAATTGGTTCGTATGATTCAAAGAATATCTAGGAATGAGGTTCCTGAAATAAGAATTATCGATATGCGTAATGAATTCAAAAAAGGAAATATGAAAATTTTATCTAGTGAATTATTAGAATTGCTTCCCAAGCTACCTTTAAAGAAAGAACAAGCAATAATTTTGATACCTAGAAGGGGGCATAGTGGCTTTTTAAGTTGTAGAAATTGTGGATACTTAATAAATTGCCCAAACTGTGACGTCCCTTTATCAGTTCATCTTGGTTCGCAAGGGAAAAAATGGTTAAGTTGCCATTGGTGCAATCATAAATCGAGACTAATTAATCATTGTCCTGATTGTAATTCAAATGCCTTGAAGCCTTTTGGAATAGGAACTCAAAGAGTTATGGAGTTTTTAAATGAAGAATTTCCTGACTTAAGAGTTCTTCGATTTGATCGCGATACAACTTCAAGTAAAGATGGACATAGAGATATTCTTTCAAAATTTTCTAAAGGGGATGCTGATATCCTTGTAGGAACGCAAATGTTAGCAAAAGGGATTGACATTCCTAATATTACTCTTTCAGTCGTTATCGCGGCAGATGGATTGCTCCATCGTCCAGATCTTTCAGCAGAAGAAAAATCATTACAATTATTCTTACAATTAGCTGGTAGAGCAGGAAGAGCCAACAAAAAAGGAAAAGTTATTTTTCAAACATACAAGCCAAGCCATCCTGTAATTTCATACCTTCAGAAAAGAGACTATGAAGGATTTTTGACTGAAACTTCGAAATTAAGAAAAAATGCTAATTTATTCCCATACTGTAGAATTTGCCTACTAAAGTTATCGGGTGAAAACTACGAATTAACAGAATTAACTGCAACTAAAATAGCAAAATATCTCCTAAATTACTGTAAAAAAAATAACTGGAAATTAATAGGTCCTGCTCCTAGTTTAATTTCTAAAGTTGGGAAAAAATTTAGATGGCAGATATTAATTTATGGTCCTGAAGGTTCAAATATACCTTTGCCAGATAGGTCATTATTGTGGGAACTTGTTCCTAAAAATGTGTTTTTAAATATTGATGTTAATCCAGCAGAGTTATAATTATTCTGATGGAAGTTGAGGTAAATCTGTACCTAACTTAAACCTATAGAATCTTAAACTATAAGCCAATATTATTGTTATCAGAATAAACAAAATTCCAATTAATATTTTGTTCCAGTCCCAGAAGGAAAATTCGAGGCTATTCATCTGCCCAGGATGTAATTTCCAGATTATGAGATTTTTTGTAATTTCTAGATTTGAATTATTTTTACTAGTTAGGGCAGCTTTATTAGGATGAATGATTTTTAAAATAAGTTCTAGATCATTAACACTTTGAACAGAGTTGAGATCTAAATTCATCTCATAAAAATATTTTTTAAAAAAGATGAAGTTTTTTTGAGCAGTATTTATTTCTATATCTGTTGAACCTCCAACTAGCTCTCCTGCTGTATTTTGTATTGTTTTGAGAACTTTTTTAGTATCTTCTAGATTCAGATTTTTATTTTTCAGTGAAAAAATTGATCCGTCTTGTTCAATTTCTTCGTCAGGGAAAAGATCTTTAATTTTCTCCTCAAATTTTAATTGCCAAGGGAATTTCTTTATGTATTTACTTTCTATAACTAAATTATTAGTTATAGAATCAAATTCACTAAGATCAAGAGTATCCTCAATTTTAACGCAGCCACTTAAGATTGGGATCAATAATAATAGTATTAATAAAATGATTAGTGAAAAGCCTTTCTTAAAAGGTTTTGTTTCACCAGTTGGAGAATCAGTAACATTAATAAATTTTTTTTTCTCCAATACTTCTCTTTTCTTGCGTATTGAGTTAAGAGATTTTTTATTTAGTGATGGGTCGCTTTCAAACTGTACGTTCCAATTTTCTGGCTTTTTTATGTCAGGAGAATCTATAACTTCCATCAAATATTTTGCATTTTCTCTCGTCTTATTATCGTAAGATTTTAGGAGTTCTTTACAAAATCTTTTAGCCTCCTCCTTTTTATTGATACCACAAAGAGCAGTAATTAAAATTGTTCTTAAATTTACTCCCTCTTTGCTTGATAAAGGAAATGATTCGATTATAGGCAAAAGAAATTCAATACAATAATGATACTCACCTTTTGCTAAAGCAAGTTCTACTGTTTCTAAAACTTGCTCATAAGTTTTCATTGGTTAGGCTACTATCATTGTACCTATTCCAGAATTTGTAAAAATCTCAAGAAGTAATGAATGTTCTATTCTTCCATCGATTATGTGAGCTGCTTTGACTCCTTGCGCTAGAGCTCTTATGCAGCATTCCGTCTTTGGGATCATACCTTCAGTGACAATATTTTTTTCAATAAGATCTCTTGTTTCTTTGAGATTCGTTTTTTCAACAAGACTATTTTTATTATTTTTTTCTTTTAAAATGCCTTGAGTATCAGTAAGAAGAATAAGTTTTTCTGCATTAATTGCAGCAGCAATTTCTCCAGCAACAAAATCCGCATTAATATTATGGGAAATACCCTCAATGGTTGATCCAATACTAGAAATAATAGGGATATACCCTTTAGCAATAATAGGATCTAATATTTCAGGATTGATTTTTGTGACCTCTCCCACTAATCCATGGC
The Prochlorococcus marinus XMU1411 genome window above contains:
- a CDS encoding CobW family GTP-binding protein; protein product: MSKKLLPVTIISGFLGSGKTTLLNYILKNQIGIKTAVLVNEFGEIGIDNDLIIEGSEDMIELNNGCICCSINGELLNTVSKVLERSEKIDYLIVETTGLADPLPVAMTFAAGDLREKVRLDSIITVIDGENFDFEIKNTSVAYSQILYGDILLLNKCDLVNEEQLKKVETFINKIKKEPRILRSTNSEVGLQTIMSVGLFETDTFKFDKDKQDVEDNSHDHSSHSHDHSSHSHDHSSHSHDHSSHSHDLNNNIEGFTSVSYETFEPFSLRKFQYFLDNQISQNVFRAKGILWFMESDRKHIFHLSGKRFSLDDEEWTKEKSNKIVLIGKNLNHQTIKNQLSSCRFSTD
- a CDS encoding 4a-hydroxytetrahydrobiopterin dehydratase, which encodes MKPYLLHDDELKELVVKIPGWEVNSEQIQREFNFANFIEAFSFMTKVALICEKYNHHPNWDNVYSKVIIRLNTHDLGGITNLDQTLASEINNIFDK
- a CDS encoding secondary thiamine-phosphate synthase enzyme YjbQ → MEQIFSKIKFLTHGEGFIDITNDLNFFIGKNNFHSGIFNLTSLHTSCSLTINENADPNVLKDLKKYMQSIVPYDSYLSLSKDREEINYKHYQEGADDMPAHIKTSLTNTSLSLSFQDGKIMLGTWQAVYLWEHRFEQKERIINVHIIGEKKEKYL
- a CDS encoding carboxypeptidase M32, giving the protein MAETQWNKLGAYLKETQILGSIQNTLYWDQNTGMPKKGASWRSEQLTYIAKVLHKRNSSEEFSNLIQSANKELLDIERNSDNELFIKDKERNINLLLKEFNRERNLDPKLVVSLAKAKSKGYESWQEAKKKSDFKIFLPFFEELVKLRIEEAKQISDKYSPWETLAQPFEPELTLKWLKKMFQPLKETIPALIGGINQSKKNYWDLDPESQQDLCSKLLDEFGRDKDLVIVGKSPHPFSITLGPNDYRITTRIVDGEPLSSFLATAHEWGHSIYEQGLPSQSHQWFAWPLGQATSMGIHESQSLFWENRIVKSKSFSKRFFKKFVSAGCSLNNYLELWKSINHMEAGFNRVEADELTYGLHILIRTELEIDLIEGDLSAADIPEEWNKRYGELLGIKPSNDSEGCLQDVHWSEGAFGYFPSYLLGHLISAQISSQMEKEIGLIDNLVENGEYQKIIFWLRNNIHKYGRSVNSMELVRTVTNEELSPNYFINYLRSKINDIY
- a CDS encoding inorganic diphosphatase — protein: MANLNQPPSRITPNLLHILDAFTDSSNTVVNSIVELNSNTINKYELITETGHLKLDRVGYSSLAYPFAYGCIPRTWDEDGDPLDVEIVGVTEPLIPGSIVEARIIGVMKFDDGGEVDDKVIAVLADDKRMDHISSFEDLGEHWLKETKYYWEHYKDLKKPGTCTVNGFFGIEEAVRVIKDCESRYKKEIDPKLVN
- the hemC gene encoding hydroxymethylbilane synthase, with translation MTNFKLKIASRRSKLAMVQTLWVKDQLEKHIPNLEVSIEAMATQGDKILDVALAKIGDKGLFTKELEAQMLVGHADIAVHSLKDLPTNLPNGLKLGCITKREDPADALVVSKKNECYKLETLPKGSIVGTSSLRRLAQLRNKYPHLVFKDIRGNVITRIEKLDAGEFDCIILAAAGLKRLGFESRIHQIIPSEISLHAVGQGALGIECKSDDKKVLEIINVLEDKPTSQRCQAERAFLRELEGGCQVPIGVNSKIQNEQLYLTGMVASLDGERLIKDQVIGKINDPEQVGIELAKKLKLQGAETILREIFEEFRENKN
- the rpoD gene encoding RNA polymerase sigma factor RpoD: MCPVAAESRNSKPSSKKKINKKINTNLETVVEEDNKNQSLQPSSGFNESVENNNEFSDSEEEDKGLGNIKLGPKGIYTEDSIRVYLQEIGRIRLLRPDEEIELARKIADLLQLEELATQYESEKGHFPSVREWAELIDMPLSKFRRRLLLGRRAKEKMVQSNLRLVVSIAKKYMNRGLSFQDLIQEGSLGLIRAAEKFDHEKGYKFSTYATWWIRQAITRAIADQSRTIRLPVHLYETISRIKKTTKVLSQEFGRKPSEEEIAESMEMTIEKLRFIAKSAQLPISLETPIGKEEDSRLGDFIEADIENPEQDVSKTLLREDLEGVLATLSPRERDVLRLRYGIDDGRMKTLEEIGQIFDVTRERIRQIEAKALRKLRHPNRNGVLKEYIK
- the priA gene encoding replication restart helicase PriA gives rise to the protein MKPASNQLSNISFKFEVLLDIGTVRDSFHYLDGNNLGVEVGDIVIVKLRGRLLNGLVISKENFSKINKDETNITKRKNIKYLFVEGILQKKIIDVWWRELIESLASFYMVSNLKMFKTAFPPGWIGKHKKISLVLKDQIWIGTKKELDIKNKLTKKEFLLINALSQKGNWQSELIKSGFNYSLINSMVRKNYLVKSKRKKTKNPKLNSSQDDPSAIKKPNLTSEQKIAFQEYQAMQPGHVLVLWGETGSGKTEVYMRMSEDQLLNKKSCIILAPEIGLIPQLIDRFSSRFNNVVYEYHSNCSSNHRTLVWKQIISSNEPLIVIGTRSAVFLPIKNLGLIIMDEEHDVSYKQDSPMPCYDAREVAIEIVKRNSAKLIFGSATPSMQTWKKCFYEKNFKLVRMIQRISRNEVPEIRIIDMRNEFKKGNMKILSSELLELLPKLPLKKEQAIILIPRRGHSGFLSCRNCGYLINCPNCDVPLSVHLGSQGKKWLSCHWCNHKSRLINHCPDCNSNALKPFGIGTQRVMEFLNEEFPDLRVLRFDRDTTSSKDGHRDILSKFSKGDADILVGTQMLAKGIDIPNITLSVVIAADGLLHRPDLSAEEKSLQLFLQLAGRAGRANKKGKVIFQTYKPSHPVISYLQKRDYEGFLTETSKLRKNANLFPYCRICLLKLSGENYELTELTATKIAKYLLNYCKKNNWKLIGPAPSLISKVGKKFRWQILIYGPEGSNIPLPDRSLLWELVPKNVFLNIDVNPAEL
- a CDS encoding DUF3153 domain-containing protein, producing MKTYEQVLETVELALAKGEYHYCIEFLLPIIESFPLSSKEGVNLRTILITALCGINKKEEAKRFCKELLKSYDNKTRENAKYLMEVIDSPDIKKPENWNVQFESDPSLNKKSLNSIRKKREVLEKKKFINVTDSPTGETKPFKKGFSLIILLILLLLIPILSGCVKIEDTLDLSEFDSITNNLVIESKYIKKFPWQLKFEEKIKDLFPDEEIEQDGSIFSLKNKNLNLEDTKKVLKTIQNTAGELVGGSTDIEINTAQKNFIFFKKYFYEMNLDLNSVQSVNDLELILKIIHPNKAALTSKNNSNLEITKNLIIWKLHPGQMNSLEFSFWDWNKILIGILFILITIILAYSLRFYRFKLGTDLPQLPSE
- the argB gene encoding acetylglutamate kinase produces the protein MNDSQRVSILSEALPYIQSFSGRKIVIKYGGSVMEDDDLKNAFFRDIALLSTVGVCPIVIHGGGPEINNWLKKLEISPKFENGLRITDQKTMDIVEMVLMGRVNKQIVKGINKTGSLAVGISGLDGNLIQSRELGDGSHGLVGEVTKINPEILDPIIAKGYIPIISSIGSTIEGISHNINADFVAGEIAAAINAEKLILLTDTQGILKEKNNKNSLVEKTNLKETRDLIEKNIVTEGMIPKTECCIRALAQGVKAAHIIDGRIEHSLLLEIFTNSGIGTMIVA